In a genomic window of Chaetodon trifascialis isolate fChaTrf1 chromosome 8, fChaTrf1.hap1, whole genome shotgun sequence:
- the LOC139334867 gene encoding small cell adhesion glycoprotein-like: MNNSDTVPLTTVSSYANTTVTQASDMRLLTSLPTQADTTMIQAVTTAAPTSPDSAVIAVVIVLILLTVAALGFLLYRYLCHNKGDYRTTGELAPGEDPDEEHSNQAMSEKKEYFI; this comes from the exons ATGAATA ATTCAGACACGGTGCCTCTGACAACAGTCTCCTCGTACGCAAACACAACTGTGACACAGG cATCAGATATGAGACTTTTAACATCACTTCCCACACAAGCAGACACCACCATGATTCAGG CGGTAACAACGGCAGCCCCCACAAGTCCAGACTCTGCGGTTATTGCAG TGGTTATTGTTCTCATCCTGCTGACGGTAGCTGCTTTGGGCTTCCTGCTTTACCGGTATCTCTGCCACAACAAAGGAGACTACAGGACGACAGGGGAGCTGGCTCCAGGAGAGGACCCTGATGAGGAGCACAGTAACCAGGCTATGAGTGAAAAGAAGGAATACTTCATATGA